The following coding sequences are from one Humulus lupulus chromosome X, drHumLupu1.1, whole genome shotgun sequence window:
- the LOC133806579 gene encoding lysine--tRNA ligase, chloroplastic/mitochondrial-like: MNGEQDNVSIAGRIVARRAFGKLAFLTLRDDSGTIQVSPPQLSVLTMILPSLWELSVYVNSFAILTKSLLPLLDKYHGLTHVDKRYRQRYIDMISNPEVADVFRKKARK; this comes from the exons ATGAATGGTGAGCAAGACAATGTATCAATAGCCGGAAGAATTGTGGCTCGTCGAGCATTTGGAAAGCTTGCATTTCTCACTCTAAGAGATGATTCTGGGACAATTCAGGTATCCCCACCTCAGCTTTCTGTCCTTACAATGATCTTGCCATCTCTTT gGGAGCTTTCTGTCTATGTGAACTCTTTTGCCATTCTTACAAAATCTCTACTGCCCTTGCTAGACAAATATCATGGTCTAACTCATGTGGATAAGCGTTACCGGCAACG GTACATTGATATGATTTCCAATCCTGAAGTAGCTGATGTATTTCGAAAGAAAGCAAGG aaatag